Within Zootoca vivipara chromosome 17, rZooViv1.1, whole genome shotgun sequence, the genomic segment aaatgcattgaaaaatatctccaaagagaaaagagaagggagaaaagaaacagaaaagataaagaaagacctggaggaCCATAAAGCAATGCTGGAGGCATCGCAGGATGCGCTTGCTATGCTACAGATGAGAATGAGAGAAAAAATTTTGAGATTCCGAAACATCCCTGAAATTCCTAATGAGGCTATTGAGAGGAGAATAATAACAGCGCTGGCGAACTGGTTAAACCTGGAGGAGCCGGAAATTGAAACCCATGTGGATGAAATCTTCAGAGTTAATTCAAGGAAAGCCCAAGCAAATAACTGGCCCGGAGATTGCCTTGTAACTTTTACTACCATGGGGCTGcgcaataaagttttaaaaactaagggaaaaaagaaattaattatggACGGTACCGAAATAATCATTCTGAAAGAAATACCCCCAAGACTGGtccacaaaaggaaaaaatatcaatTCCTAGCCAGACTATTGAGTGCAAAAAAAATTCTCTTTAAATGGGAGTATCCGGAAGGCATTGCCTTCGCTTTTAAGGGAAGATGGAGGAGATTTGATACTCTAGAGGCGGCGGATAGATTCTGCAGAACCTACAATCAGGAACTGGGATgtgacaaattaaaaacaatcaaAGACCAACAACCTAAAACAGATGATGAGAGAGACGAAGAACATAGCagtggagaagaggaagaagaaggaggaggagaagaacaagaagatgaagaaaaagaagaagatggagaaatagATGACTGATAAGAAAGGACATGATAATATCTAGACTGGACTTAATCGGTGATGTAAATGTACCTGAGAATTTTTCTTTATCCCTTCTGTGATTTAAATTAATCTTGGGAGGTATAGAAGATGTAGTTGTTATaactgttgtttccccccctccccccctccttctatttttattttattttatttatttattttttgaatgttcATCTGAAAGAATACTGTAAAAGGATAGGAAAATCAGCCTTGTCTTCCTCGTATTTGCTTAGCTTAGACATCAATCTCGATTCTTTgaattttaatcaattaattccaaataaacattataaataaattccatttaaaCGAATATGAATTTAAAAACTatttcatggaatgtaaatggtttGAATAACAAAAAAAACGAAATAGGGTGGGGCATATATTAAAAAAGCAGAATTTGGACGTGATCTGTCTCCAAGAGACACATATAAACAAAAAACATCTGAGGGTATTGAAAAATGACAAATTGGGTAGAGAATTCATTGCGgcagatgaaaagaaaaaaagaggtgtgATATTTTACATCAAGGAAAAATGGAACCCGAAATTATTATGGTCTGATAAAGAAGGCAGAATAGTGATGGTAACAACATTAATTGAAGGCGAGAAATGGATTTGGGTGGGCCTGTATGCCCCAAATGGGAGTAAACTAGCCTTCTTGGAAAAATTAGAATCTCAGTTAATGAATCATATTGAAGCAAAATTTATAATAATGGGAGATATGAACGGAATAATAGACCCTGAATTTGATAAAAATGGGacaaaggggaagaaaaatggAATGAAATTACCAAAGAAATTTTTTGATATGGTTAGAAATTTTAATTTATCGGATACCTGGAGATATAAAAACCCCATAAAAAAAGAATTCACACACATCTCAGCCCGGCATCAGACAGCAAGCAGAATTGACATGATATGGATAACAAATGAATTATTACAGAGAATTCAAAAGGTAGAAATTGGCCCCCAAACTATATCTGATCATAACCCAATGATCATGACattgaaggaaggaaaaaataaagagaaaaattgGAGACTAAATGTATTCATGTTGAAAGACATAGATGTTAAGAAAGAAGCGAACAAAAAACTTAAAGAATATCTTGAACTGAATGACAATGGGGAGACGGATCAGACAATAGTGTGGGAAGCGGGGAAGGCTTTTATGCGTGGGTACTTTATCCAACAAAGTGCAATAAGAAGGAAAGTGgcacaaacaaagaaagaaaatcttctacaagaaattagaagaaaagaaaaaatactatataaaaaatatgataaaaagatAGAACAAGAATTAAAGTTATTAAGAGTGGAATTTGAAAAGATAATAGATCAGGAACTCGAAACCCAATTACAACATTGGAAATATAAGAATTTTGAATGGGCAAACAAACCGAGTAAATTATTAacctggcaaataaaaaaaaagaaatgaaaggataATAAATAGGATTAAAttcaaaggaaaatatttttataaaacaGAGGAAATCATGCAAATATTCCAAAAATATTACGAAACTTTGTATtcaaaggaagaaataaataatcaGGAAATTgaggaatttttcaaaaaatatcaaATTTCGCAAATTCCACATgagaaaataatattattaaacaAAGAAATCACTTTGTTAGAAATATCCGAGGCAATAAAATcaatgagaaaagggaaagccccGGGCCCAGACGGATTTCCAATGGAGTATTATGATGAATTCAAGGAACTATTATTAGCCCCTCTTAAGGatctaatgaataaaatattcatgAAGGGAATTATACCTCAGTCTTGGACTGAGGCACAAATCATTTTAATACCTAAATCACAAGTGGATGCGGACTCTCCAGGCAATTATAGGCCGATCTCCTTATTAAattgtgattataaaattttcacCAAAATACTAGCTAATAGATTAAATAATATACTGGAAGAATTAATCCATAAAGACCAGGTTGGGTTTGTAAAAGGTAGGTATGCCAGAGACAATATCAGGAATATTGTAAACATCATGGAATGTCTGGAGAACCGAAGAGACAAACCAGCGGTCCTCCTATCACTCGACGCGGAGAAGGCTTTTGATAGAGTCTCTTGGGCATTCATGACCAAAAcaatagaaaaattaaaaatgggggaACAATTAGAAAGGGcaataaaagcaatttacaaaacccAAAAAGCCAGCATATTAATAAATGGAAGAATAACTAACAGATTTAACATTGAAAGGGGCACCAGGCAGGGATGTCCCCTATCACCCATCCTTTTCATACTTACTTTGGAAATACTATTAAAAAACTTGAGAGAAGAGGAAACTATTAAAGGAATTGTGATTGGGAATAAACGATATAAGGTAAAGGCTTTCGCCGATGATATAATCATAACTACAGAAGATCCACTTCAAAGTATCCCCTCAGCAATTGGGAAAATTAATGAATACGGGCAATTAGCTGGgctgaaaataaattatgaaaaaactaAGATGTTAGTTAAAAATTTAGAAATGAAGGAAAAACAAGAATTGCAAGAGAAAACAGGCCTAAGAAttgataaaaaattaaaatatttgggtATCCAAATGACAATCAAAGGAATTGATCTGGTGCAGGAAAATTATAAacaaatttggaaaaaaataaagcaagatttgGAATCatggaataaattaaaattatcactTTTGGGGCGAATATCTTTGATCAAAATGTGCGTGGTGtctaaaatgaattatttatttcaaaatttaccgATTCTGGGGGGAGAAAAAATTTTCAAAGAATGGAAGAAGGATGTTGTAAAATTTGTGTGGAATGGGAAAAGACCGAGGGTGAATTATATAATCATGATAGATCATAGGAGCAGAGGAGGTTTCGGACTACCTGACCTCGAAAGCTATCATGATGCGGCAGCTATTGCATGGCTTAAGGAATGGATAGAGCTTAGAAACACAGACCTTTTAGACCTGGAAGGTCAAGGACTAGGATTTGGGTGGCACCATTATCTAATGAAGGATAAGATAGAAAAAATGAATTTCTTTATGTTTAATTTAATCAGGAAATCGCTATATTTGGTCTGGAAAAAATATAGAAGGTTCTTCGAACCCAAATCcccctggtgggtttcaccactGGAGCTAGTAGCAGTAAAAAGGACTAACATGGAACCTAATTGGCCCACATACAAAATGAtattggaagaaaaggagggaattctaaaattaaaagattattcAGAAATAAAAGATTACCTGACCACCTGGTTACAATATTTCCAAATAAACCAAAGATTTCAAACTGACAAAAGAATAGGATTTGGAAGAGAACCATCAGAATTGGAGGAGATATTATtggtaaacaaaaataaatatataaaaaatttataccaaataatattaaaatggaaaactgagGAAGAGATGACAAAAGAGTTTATGATTAAATGGTCCCAAGATCTGGGAAAACCAATTCCAgtacaaaaatgggaaaatttatggaaTCGGGACTCAAATTTTACAACGaattatgatttgaaagaaaatattttaaagatgcaaaATAGGTGGTACTTGACGCCATTAAAATTGTCTAAAATATACCCAGGGGTCAGTAATctgtgttggagatgtaaaaaggAAGTTGGTTCAtttattcacatgtggtggaactgcagTATAATCAGGGGGTtttgggaaatggtatataaggagttaaagaaaattctgaaatattcttttaagaaaaatcCAGAACTTTTTCTGCTGGGAATGATGCCGGAAGATATCAGACCAAACGACAGAGGTTTAATTAATTATGCCGTAGCGACCGCCAGATTGTTAGTTGCGAAGAATTGGAAAACCCCAGAAATCCCtagtaaagaagattggcaaattaaattattccattattacaatTTAGCAATTAGATACGAAGAAGCCAAAGGATCAAGTCTAGAAGAAGCAATTAGATTGTGGAAACCATTTAACATGTATattaaagataaaatagaaaaaccaaACCTTATCTCAGAAAGATAATGATTCTATattggagaggaaaaaaatacAATGGTGATTACTAATGTATATAAGAGGGACGAGCTTAGTACAGGACGTGAAGTAGGGAGGGCATCGAGGGAGGGTATGgcgggagaggagggagggattgGGGAAAATCAAGACAATGTAATATCTGCATtcatttgtatttgtttatttgtttatttgcctgtaaacaattttttattcttgaaaccaataaaatttattttaaaaaaaagtgtggatCTCTGGAAAGAAGAGGGTAAACAGTAGCTGTGGATAAACTCTAAGTCTAAGTGAACATCACAGGTGAATAACTTTTGTGTGTTTCACCTACAGATGTAGCCTGAGATAACCAAGGATGCCATGCTATActttctcctccctgcctgcTTTTCATCCTTTTGCaaaggagtctctctctctccataggaTTATGAGTCATGCCTCTTAGGTGGCATCGATGGAAGGAGCATTGTCATGGAACAtggtatgggaattgtagtatggACAACTCTGAATCCTTTGTTTGAAGCAATGTATGCTGGGAGAGACAGCAGGGCAGTCTGGGTCTTTAACAGCCCTGGCCgtgtctctctctgcttcccaatTAGCTGTCTGCAAAGGAATGTGTTAATTGCCCTTTGGCGGGAAGAAGACCCAGGTGATACCTGGTACCTCATGGCATGGTAAGGGAGGGGGATGAAAAGCCAAATTAAAGAATCCCTTCCACCTGAGGTCGACTCGCCCTCTACAGAATTAAGAAGGAATGAGGGAAATGTCTTTATCACCTGCCAATATACAATTAGAGAATAAAGTTAAGTCAGCTGAAAATGATGGGTTATTACATCTAAGGCCATTGGTAAAAGTTATCTGATGTGGTGTTCTCATTGGTGGGATCGCGTAACCCCACCTGGTACCTTTTGGGGATAAAGATGGAAGCCTAAGGTTATAGTTTTGCATTTCTGCTATCAGCAATCCTGCCAGAGACTCTGTCAGCATGAAGTTGTAAGAggggaaggggggcctgggggtTCTGCCTTCTGACTGCTTTGCAAAAGGATGGTATTTACTGCCTTACATATGTATTCTTAGCTAGAGCAAAATTACCTgcttacttttattattttctatatttGTAACCTTATAAGAAATGTGCACCGCtattttaagttgtatgttttacaccttttaaataaatccTTGAAAAGGAATATTGTTTGGACCTCGAGTGCTTGTCCAGGATGGGGTAACTAGTCCAGTCCTTTAACCAATTGGTCACATACTGAGTGTTAGGCTGCACAAGTGAGTGGGCCTGGTTTTGAGTAGAGAAAccaaaccagttgaatttctgcctgcttcatAAGGAGTAGCCAGAGGCTTGCAACCTAGTAACAAGGCGGAGAGCCCTCGCaaattattttggggtggggggttggaggCAACCAGCGTGTTGTGTTGACTAGGAATTTGGGCTTGGGGAGAGTTGGCTTCAAGTCCCTTTTTAGCTAAAAGTAACCTTGGACCAGTCGCTGTCtctgaacagctcttgccgtccttactcaggtaggtagccgtgttggtctggcgtagtcgaaacaaataaaacaaaaaatatctgaagaagtgtgcatgcacacgaaagctcataccaatgacaaacttagttggtctctaaggtgctactggaaggaattcttttattttgtttcgtccTTACTCAATTCATCAAATGATGTGACATaaaagttcctccctccctccaatgaaGGAATAAGGCAGGCCCACCTCTCTTTCCCCTACTGTTGCTTTAAATCACAGCTGACTTCAGGGCAGCATCCCCAAGCCCTTACTCCACCTCTCTTTCCCCTACTTTAAAACCTTTCCCTCAAACTCATGGAGCACTAAGGGGGCTTTCCCCCATGCTTTCCCCATGAGCTCTAACCCCCAAAGCAAGCCAgcttcagaaggagggaggaggaggagcctgtgaTGGACCTCAGGATTCGCATATTGGACATGCCCACCCTAGAATTATagtattgtagggttggaagggactatgaggatcatctagtccaaccctctgcattgcaggaatatgcagctgtcccatcctTTTTAGATTTGCTCTCAGCCCTCGTttgcccccctccacacacacacacacacacacacacagttgtctcaggtgctagtcctactcagagtagactcactgaaatgaattaaaaatccagactttaatttcaaagggtctgccctaagtaggatttagttggatgTAGCCAAGGACCAAAGTATCTTGCACCAGTTTACCTGAGTGCATTATTctcaggctggggtgggggactcATTATTTATAATTGCTTAATCATATGGGACCAAATTGTATTATGTTgtgaggaccatagctgccaagttatcccttttttaagggaaattcccttatgctgaataggcttcctcgtgagaaaagggaaaacttggcagctatggtgaggacctttttattaaatcttagaattgtagagttggaagggacccaagggtcaatctagtccaaccgcctgtaAAAGCATAAATGTAGGAATTGCAACCACCTTAAAATTGtggtttcattcaccttttccgtgctgaaatgtcacaacctgaacgaccatgaactccctgaactcccccccccatgaacaacctgaactccccccccccctagatttgatcctggctacgcccatggcactAGAGCTGGACTGTTGGGGTCTCTCCCAATtcttacaattccatgattctgtgtatTGGCAGTCTCTGCTAAGAAGGAGGTCTTAGCAGCTGGAGGTTGGGGCTGGCTGCCAGCACTAGTTCGTAACCACTCCTCTCATCTGCATAAATACCCCCACCTTCCTCTTTCACTCAGAGACAGAAGGAGCTGCTCAATTTTTCTCCTTCTAAAAATGCTCAATCTCTCATAACTTCGTACAGCTTTCAGTCCCATTTACGATGAACGACCCACATCTGTGTACTGTATCTTAAAGAGGAATCCTTCACGCAGCAGGCAAAGGGGGGCTGTGAATGGCTCCAAAAGAAGCCTGGAGCTCTTTCTCCAGACTCTGTTTTTGCTTTCTTCTCTCACCGGTAAGTCCTCCAAGGCTTGATAAAATGATATGCAGGtgtttttcatagctgccaagtctcccgtattccctgggaaacccccgtttttccggctgtccccagccgaaaaaatggatttttttgcttttccccagtttattctggcgcggtggccattttggaactgggcagagcatgcttagaagcgacttttgatgctgctctgcccagttccaaaatggctgcagtgcgacttctggtgcggtggccattttggaactgggcatagcatcaaaagtcacttctgagcatgctccgcccagttccaaaatggcggcagctctacttccggtatgctactttcagcccggtcccttatttttcagagaggaacttggcaggtatggtgtttTTGCAGGAAAAGACGTTTGTGTAGAAGGGCTCTCTGTCTGCTGAAGCGGCCTCACAATGCCGCCATGGTTCTGTTATTTGGTAACATCTAAAataagtggtgctgtgggttaaaccactgagcctagggcaggggtcagaaaactttttcagcagggggctggtccactgtccctcagacattgtggggggccggactatattttgaaaaaaaatatgaattcctatgccccacaaataacccagagatgcattttaaataactcatgtaaaaacatgctgattacattttacattctactcatgtaaaaacatgctgattcttggacggtccacgggccagatttagaaggtgattaggccgcatctggcccccgggccttagtttggggacccctggcctagggcttgctgatcagaaggttggcggttggaatccctgtgacggggtgagctcccattgcttggtcccagctcctgccaacctagcagttcgaaagcacgtcaaaatgcaagtagataaataggaaccgctacagcgggaaggtaaacggcgtttccatgtgctgctctggtttgccagaagcggctttgtcatgctggccacatgacctggaagctgtacggcagctccctcagccaataatgcgagatgagcgcgcaaccccagagtcggtcacgactggacctaatggtcaggggtccctttacctttacctaaaataaGCTACAATACGAGCAGAGTGTAAACAACAGAGGAAATGAAGCCAGGAGACTCACTGTGCTGTAAAGGATGGATGCAGAGGCCACCGACTATTAAATCGTTTGAAACAGTACGACTTCCTTCTCAAGCAAGTGCATTTTAGGGTTGGAATACAGCGTGATACCTCGGTTTTCTTCCTCTCAAAATGGAGGTGGAGGGATTGAATCTTCTTTGCAGGAAATTTAATTTCCGTTTTAGCCGGGGAAAGCTGGTCCCGCAAGCGATTCTTCAAAGACTCCGTCCTGGGTTAATTCTTGAAGGCAAAAATCTGGCTGCTTTGTGTTCAAAAAGGCAGGTTGCAATGATGCTTCTGCAGTCTGACAAAGCACCTTTCAGAATTGAATAAGGATATCCAATGCACTCTGAGTGGGTCTCCTCTTGCACTTGAACtaaaagctgcagttagtgcaggaagctgctgcataaTTATTGGTGTGAGTGAGACCCTGACCCCATTTAACCTCTCctcagagatctgcattggctggcGGTCTGTTGCAGGGCTAAATTTAAggcattaccgtgtttctcatattataagacacgtcttatatttattttttcctcaaaaaaaaacactatggcttattttcaagggatgtcttatttttttcctcctcctcctgccgcggccggcattgctgctgctcctgtcactatgtcttattttcggggtatggcttatattccttgaatgctcaaaaatcctgctatggcttattttatggggatgccttaaaatatgagaaacagggtactaatGGTACAAAAAGCCCTCAACAGCTGACCACTTTATTTGAACCCATATATGCTCTGGAATTGGCACTgcttacaagtgccacataatattcattTCACACCTGCATGAAATCAATCTTTTATTGTAGCAGCCCCTGCacattggaactccttgcctcctAAAGGCGCTCTTTGTGGCGCCTGCTTAAAACCTTTCTGTCCAGGCAATTCTAACCAGACATACAGAATTTGGCATGTACTTTAAACAAGAGCAGGGGCTCCCAGGATTCAGAAGCCTTTTTTTATCCACAGAAACATACCAAGAGCATAATTTGAAAGATTGAGTAAAGGTGTGTTCCAGAAATTAATAGGCAAGCAGAAATCACAAAGCTTTAAATCAGTTGTTCTGAGAGACTTTTCCAACCATTGTTCCTTTCTTTGACtttgtttctcccttttcctccttcttttccacctccctgAACTTTTTAAGGTACTGCAAGTTTCAGAGTGCAGAATCCTCAGCAGGAAAGGGAGAGGCTGAACAGGATCCTGGGAGGCTCTCTGTTGCTCCCTGCAGGTATTCCACCTACGGCAACACTGAAGACGATCGACTGGTATTTCCAGGGGGGGAATGGTTTGGGAATTCAGCTGGCTGAATTCAGGGAAGGAGAACTGCAGAGAAGCAATCCAAGGGACAGGTTTGGGCCAAGATTGGAGATGGTCAATGAGACCACCCTGCGGATCAAAGACTTGGAAATGGATGACAGTGGCAAATATTCCATTAGAGTGAAGTTTACTTCGGCACGGTATAAAGATTACACCTTCCACCTCTCTGTGTATGGTAATTAATTCTTTATTCCTTGTATTCACACTGTATTCACTTTATTCTTTGTTCCATCCCAGACAccggacctcagtatctgggatGGACTTCATTCTTTATTCTTTATAACATCCCAGACactggaaccgccagaagacccttggagctgaacctcagtgtctgggctaaatgatgggggtggagatgctccttcaggtttacagggctgtggccgtttagggctttaaaggtcagcaccaacactttgaattgtgctgggaaacgtaTGAGCTTTTCATATTTGTTTCCACAGAACCAGTCCCAGAACCCAAAATCCTCTCCCAAATTGTCTCCAACAGCCCAGATGGCTGTAACGTGACCCTGCAGTGTCAGGTGgctgaaaagggggaaatcaacaTCTCCTGGGAAAGAGACTTAAAAGATGGTTCAAAGTCATACCACCTCTCTGGCAATGGCAAGGATCTCCACTTGTTCTGGAAGCTCAACTCCTCAGATCCCAACATCACCTGCCTGGTCACCAATCCAGCTGATCAGAAAAGCATCTCCTTCAACTTGCTGCACATCTGCCAAACTGAAGGTGAGCAACTCTCCATTTTATTTAGAAAACTGCAGAAACCACTTAATTAAAAAACCATTAAGTAGGATAGTTGTAATAGAGGTGACAGttcaaggagaaaaaataatCGTGATTGGAATATACGCCCCAAATGAAAGGAAAAGTGAATTCTATCAAAATTTGGAGACTAAATTAATAGAAAATGTGGgtgaaaaaatgattttattaggGGATCAAAATGGAGTAACAGTACCAGAATTAGATCGATCAGTTAAAACcgggaaaaaaaaacaaatgaaattaccAAATACTTTCTTTAAGCTAATAGAATCATTTGGTTTAGAGGATGCATGGAGAAGTAAAAATCCATTCCAAAGAGAATATACCTTCTTTTCCTATCCGAAAAATTCAGCAGGAAGAATAGACACCATCTGGGTATCAAAAGAATTGACCTTAAAAAATTTTAAAGCCGAAATTCAACCAAAAACGCTttcagaccacaacgcagttATGGTCTGGCTGAAAGGGAACAGGGAAGCTCCAACAAGATGGAGGCTAAATGAATTTCTCTTAAAAAATGAACAGATtatacaaaaagcaaaagaaatactAAAAGAGTATTTTAAACTTAACATGTCAGAAGAAGTGGATATAGAAACTgtttgggatgccagcaaggctGTATTAAGAGGGTACTTTATACAACAAAATACAattcagagaaaagaaaaagaaaaaaagaaacaagaggtGATAGAACAaattagaaaaaatgaaaaggaccTTTATAATAAACCAGATAATGTAGAGTTAA encodes:
- the LOC132591321 gene encoding SLAM family member 9-like isoform X2 — its product is MVNETTLRIKDLEMDDSGKYSIRVKFTSARYKDYTFHLSVYEPVPEPKILSQIVSNSPDGCNVTLQCQVAEKGEINISWERDLKDGSKSYHLSGNGKDLHLFWKLNSSDPNITCLVTNPADQKSISFNLLHICQTEGDCQLTFVVELLRWSILIFFVILLLLAGFGIKTWKTRRTMPTNEELPL
- the LOC132591321 gene encoding SLAM family member 9-like isoform X1 gives rise to the protein MVNETTLRIKDLEMDDSGKYSIRVKFTSARYKDYTFHLSVYEPVPEPKILSQIVSNSPDGCNVTLQCQVAEKGEINISWERDLKDGSKSYHLSGNGKDLHLFWKLNSSDPNITCLVTNPADQKSISFNLLHICQTEGDCQLTFVVELLRWSILIFFVILLLLAGFGIKTWKTRRTMPTNEGRKLLVRAEGKS